In Mytilus trossulus isolate FHL-02 chromosome 14, PNRI_Mtr1.1.1.hap1, whole genome shotgun sequence, a genomic segment contains:
- the LOC134698088 gene encoding protein SREK1IP1-like, giving the protein MKYSKCLDEGHTANNCSNGWKCKKCGQLGHRQYECEEHSDVEVEEEGNTYMTNMESVCNPDIFHESENDVQTNQQTEDNDESVQDSDVDSKCTTKPLLNTKGRSWSESDTEHSHLNLGAQESKSTGKDNSQQHKEKHKINKSVDRRPGISRYLTARPSHDQSDTTNSIPKQSKTKNIEKSPVTPTENLHDATRDEAAKKPKKETLI; this is encoded by the coding sequence ATGAAATATAGTAAGTGTCTAGATGAAGGGCACACAGCAAACAATTGTTCAAACGGATGGAAGTGTAAAAAATGTGGTCAGCTAGGACATAGACAATATGAGTGTGAAGAGCATTCTGATGTTGAAGTTGAGGAAGAAGGCAATACATATATGACCAACATGGAGAGTGTCTGCAATCCAGACATTTTCCATGAAAGTGAAAATGATGTACAGACCAATCAACAAACTGAAGATAATGATGAGTCAGTCCAGGATAGTGATGTCGATTCCAAATGCACGACAAAACCTCTCCTGAATACCAAGGGTAGAAGTTGGTCAGAGAGTGACACGGAACATTCGCATTTGAACCTTGGTGCTCAGGAAAGTAAGTCCACTGGAAAAGACAATTCCCAACAGCATAaggaaaaacataaaatcaataaaagtgtTGACAGAAGACCAGGTATCTCGAGGTATTTGACAGCAAGACCGAGTCATGATCAGAGTGACACTACAAATAGCATACCTAAACAGTCAAAAACAAAGAACATTGAAAAATCGCCAGTAACCCCAACAGAGAATCTGCATGACGCAACACGAGATGAGGCTGCTAAGAAGCCAAAAAAAGAGACGCTAATTTAA
- the LOC134698089 gene encoding uncharacterized protein LOC134698089 — MSSKLKAIRAGHRGAVTKLLKRVSGNVEELLKEYDVNEIISIREMIRKKETVISELNDKIVEEISEEDIQEEIEEADRYEFDIQITLTKLSKVIREADNTTEFTLSNNQINPTPVSFTPANNSSSTFSNSSMYHKLPKLTLPTFGGNILEWQPFWDSFCAAVHENLSLNDVQKFNYLRSQLNGEASQCISGLQITNTNYAQALNVLKQRFGQPHKIVNAYMQSLISLPSPSANIRELKNFYDSMENYIRGLEGMGQTHESYGSLLVPIILNKIPGNIRQNMVRIHGNDRWNLQLLRDAIQHEITIQEAGQSLNCYESESEYTPTSAFIASTNRNYDSKNRNLTSKPCIYCNDIHAPTACMKVKNLDDRKRTIKEKQLCFNCLGSHRIAHCKSKKTCKNCSKRHHTSICNLNEQHTQDKAKTETDNCKIVKPDSNHTVALATSIRAQVLLKTAISTVSSNENHSSQANILFDEGAQRSFITKDMADKLNLKPVRNEVITVSGFGETNTKVRHLQVATVYLRAETKELIPINVLIVPKIAHPIQTYSRNQSHFPYLKGFKLAHPVSRDEDFEVSILIGADYFWDIVEDKVIRGPGPTAVKSKVGYLLSGPIYQNSQNNTPSSSSILNILTPHRHEECEIHKFWEIESSGTEDNFEITKKSAQDEMISYQESSIYLEGNKYIAKFPWKPEHPELPSNEMIARKRTFSVINRLAKEPELLKLYGEIINEQEERGFIEKIKTSENNTTSRIHYIPHHPVKKDSLTTPIRIVYD, encoded by the coding sequence ATGAGTTCTAAACTCAAAGCTATTCGAGCTGGACATCGTGGTGCAGTCACGAAATTACTGAAGCGAGTGAGCGGAAATGTCGAGGAGTTATTGAAGGAATACGAtgtcaatgaaattatttcaatcagGGAAATGATACGGAAGAAGGAAACAGTTATCTCGGAACTCAACGACAAAATTGTGGAAGAAATTTCGGAAGAGGATATTCAAGAAGAGATAGAAGAAGCCGACAGGTATgaatttgatattcaaattactttaacaaaattatcaaaagtaaTCCGGGAAGCAGATAACACAACAGAATTTACACTTTCAAACAACCAAATAAACCCGACTCCAGTAAGTTTCACGCCAGCAAATAATTCTTCATCTACATTTTCAAACTCCAGTATGTACCATAAATTACCAAAGCTTACCCTACCCACGTTCGGAGGAAATATACTGgaatggcagccattttgggATTCCTTTTGTGCAgcagttcatgaaaatttgtcCTTAAACGACGTTCAGAAGTTTAACTATTTAAGGTCTCAGTTGAACGGAGAAGCAAGCCAGTGCATTTCAGGATTACAAATTACAAACACAAATTACGCTCAAGCCCTAAATGTATTGAAACAGAGATTCGGTCAACCTCACAAAATTGTGAATGCCTATATGCAAAGCCTTATTAGTCTACCCAGTCCATCCGCGAATATTAGAGAGTTAAAGAACTTTTACGACAGTATGGAGAATTACATTCGAGGTCTTGAGGGAATGGGACAAACACATGAATCGTACGGGAGCCTTCTAGTACCaattatcttaaataaaattccCGGAAACATCCGACAAAATATGGTACGCATTCACGGAAATGACAGATGGAATTTACAGTTGCTACGTGACGCAATTCAGCATGAAATTACAATCCAAGAAGCAGGTCAGTCATTAAATTGTTACGAATCAGAATCAGAATATACACCTACGTCGGCATTTATAGCGAGTACAAATCGAAATTATGAttcaaaaaatagaaatttaaccAGCAAACCCTGTATTTATTGTAACGACATTCACGCTCCAACTGCATGCATGAAAGTTAAAAATCTTGATGACAGAAAGCGCACAATTAAGGAGAAACAATTATGCTTTAATTGTTTAGGAAGTCACAGAATTGCACACTGCAAATCCAAGAAAACCTGTAAAAATTGCAGTAAACGACACCACACGAGTATTTGCAACTTAAATGAGCAGCATACGCAAGACAAAGCAAAAACAGAAACGGATAATTGTAAAATAGTAAAACCAGACAGCAATCACACAGTAGCATTAGCGACATCAATAAGAGCTCAAGTACTTTTAAAAACCGCAATATCTACAGTATCGTCCAACGAAAACCATTCAAGTCAAGCAAACATCCTATTTGACGAAGGTGCACAGCGCAGTTTTATTACCAAGGATATGGCAGATAAATTAAACTTGAAACCAGTGAGAAATGAAGTTATAACAGTTTCCGGATTCGGTGAAACAAATACGAAGGTAAGACATCTTCAAGTGGCTACTGTTTATTTACGAGCCGAGACTAAAGAATTAATACCAATTAATGTACTTATCGTTCCAAAGATTGCTCACCCTATACAAACATACTCAAGAAATCAGTCACATTTTCCGTACTTAAAAGGATTCAAATTAGCACACCCGGTATCACGTGACGAAGACTTTGAAGTTTCTATCTTAATCGGGGCTGATTACTTTTGGGATATTGTAGAGGACAAAGTCATTCGGGGACCTGGACCAACCGCAGTGAAATCAAAAGTCGGGTACCTTTTATCTGGACCTATATATCAGAATTCACAAAATAACACTCCGTCATCTTCATCCATCTTGAATATTTTAACTCCACACAGGCATGAAGAATGTGAAATACACAAGTTTTGGGAAATTGAGTCCAGTGGAACAGAAGACAACTTTGAAATAACCAAAAAATCTGCACAAGACGAAATGATCAGTTACCAAGAATCTAGTATCTATCTCGAAGGGAACAAGTATATTGCAAAATTCCCATGGAAACCTGAACACCCAGAGTTGCCTAGCAACGAAATGATAGCCCGGAAAAGAACTTTTAGTGTTATTAATCGTCTCGCCAAAGAACCCGAATTGTTAAAACTGTATGGAGAAATCATAAATGAACAAGAAGAAAGAGGATTTATTGAGAAAATTAAGACATCGGAAAACAATACTACAAGCCGTATCCATTACATACCACACCACCCAGTGAAAAAAGATTCGCTAACCACTCCTATACGCATAGTTTACGACTGA
- the LOC134698090 gene encoding uncharacterized protein LOC134698090, which yields MAAHENILDLDTETKILGMRWNSKSDILTFAQQKNNQIDNSKITKREILRQSSSIYDPLGILGPVTVRAKLLIQNLWKDNYDWDEVLPSNLIKTWIEIRDDIRDATSNTQISRHYFTGKDNGEVILHIFVDASQRAYGATAYLCNGNLSSLVIAKNCIAPLKGITLPKLELMAAVIGVRIARQLTDNLEIERTVLWSDSQIVLHWIASSKSFGKFVNNRTKEIKESTRNSEWKYVPTESNPADLQTRGISATQFKESKLWMHGPSWISDGNRWPTWTQQPKQETTLLTTACDIDNTETLGSTSMSGISEIIKLSRFSSLKKLLRVTSYVLKFVRNCRDSKPYQLRRKHIHTQENITNEEIQYAVHLWIKDVQNERFMDEKEKISNNLGSKELPLLKQLRLFIDDESIIRCGGRIHNSSLDSCTKFPILLPKKHKFTDLIILDAHLKMLHSGSGQTVTQIRQSYWIPSIRQCVNNIIQKCIQCRKVMGKSFMQQDSPPLPKDRVTDTIPFTTTGVDFAGPLYVKETGILKKMYICLFTCACVRAVHLELVPDMTLNAFMLAFRRFVSRKGHPSTVYSDNAPTFVSAASQIPRELNIQINWKFIPRAAPWYGGWWERLVGITKTTLKKVLGRSQVNADTLRTVITEIESVMNDRPITYISQDIRDPQPLTPSHLLHGRRLSTDNYIHTEDNKKTHEEANKLVQRNITLIEHFTNRWRSEYLTGLREFHHVTGKIHTHVKIGSVVLIMDNSPRTMWKLGVIEDVITGLDGLVRAAKIRTSSGLITTRPIVKLVPLEI from the coding sequence ATGGCAGCTCACGAAAACATATTAGATTTGGACACCGAAACTAAAATTCTAGGTATGCGTTGGAATTCGAAGTCGGACATCCTTACATTTGCTCAACAGAAGAACAATCAGATTGAcaattcaaaaataacaaagcGAGAAATATTACGACAATCTTCGTCAATTTATGACCCTCTCGGAATTCTCGGACCAGTTACTGTGAGGGCAAAGCTTTTGATACAAAATCTATGGAAAGATAATTATGACTGGGACGAAGTGTTGCCTAGCAACTTAATTAAAACATGGATTGAAATCAGAGATGACATTCGGGATGCTACTTCAAACACACAGATTTCACGTCATTATTTCACAGGAAAAGACAACGGAGAAGTgatattacatatttttgtagatGCTAGTCAGAGAGCGTATGGAGCTACCGCATATTTATGTAACGGAAACTTGTCTTCTTTAGTCATTGCTAAAAACTGTATTGCGCCACTTAAAGGAATTACGTTACCAAAATTAGAGTTAATGGCCGCCGTCATTGGAGTCCGTATAGCAAGGCAGTTAACAGATAACTTAGAAATAGAGCGCACCGTGTTATGGAGTGATAGTCAAATCGTTCTTCATTGGATAGCTTCTTCAAAATCATTCGGCAAATTCGTAAATAATCGTACTAAGGAGATTAAAGAATCAACACGTAACAGCGAATGGAAATACGTGCCAACTGAATCGAACCCAGCCGATCTGCAGACTCGTGGTATATCAGCGACACAGTTCAAAGAATCAAAATTATGGATGCATGGTCCATCTTGGATCTCAGATGGTAATCGTTGGCCTACATGGACACAACAGCCGAAACAGGAGACCACCCTTTTGACGACAGCATGTGACATCGATAACACAGAGACATTAGGTTCTACATCAATGTCAGGAATTtcagaaattatcaaattatctAGGTTTTCTTCATTGAAGAAATTATTGCGAGTTACaagttatgttttaaaatttgtgaGAAATTGCAGAGACAGCAAACCATACCAGCTTAGAAGAAAACATATACACACACAAGAAAACATTACAAACGAAGAAATTCAATATGCAGTACACCTATGGATTAAGGACGTACAAAACGAACGATTTATGGACGAAAAGGAGAAAATTTCGAATAATTTAGGAAGCAAGGAATTGCCTTTATTGAAACAACTACGCCTATTTATTGACGATGAAAGTATCATAAGATGCGGTGGGCGCATACACAATTCCTCATTGGATAGCTGTACAAAGTTTCCAATACTTTTGCCAAAGAAACATAAGTTTACTGATCTTATTATACTGGATGCACACTTGAAAATGTTACATTCAGGATCTGGACAAACAGTTACTCAAATCCGACAGTCGTATTGGATACCGTCTATTCGTCAGTGCGTGAACAATATAATACAGAAATGCATACAATGTCGTAAAGTCATGGGAAAATCGTTTATGCAGCAAGATTCACCCCCACTTCCTAAAGATAGAGTGACGGATACGATTCCGTTTACAACAACAGGTGTGGATTTTGCCGGACCGCTTTATGTTAAGGAAACCGGAATTTTGAAAAAGatgtacatttgtttatttacgtgTGCATGTGTTCGAGCTGTACATTTAGAACTCGTTCCAGATATGACACTTAACGCTTTCATGTTAGCATTTAGACGCTTCGTCAGTAGGAAAGGACACCCTAGTACAGTGTATTCAGATAACGCCCCAACCTTTGTTTCAGCGGCAAGCCAAATTCCTCGAGAGCTAAACATACAAATCAACTGGAAGTTCATCCCAAGAGCAGCACCGTGGTATGGTGGATGGTGGGAGAGACTGGTCGGAATAACCAAGACAACGCTGAAAAAAGTTCTGGGAAGATCCCAAGTTAATGCGGATACGTTACGAACAGTTATTACGGAGATTGAAAGTGTTATGAATGATCGCCCGATAACGTACATTTCACAGGATATCCGAGATCCACAGCCGTTGACGCCGTCACACTTATTGCACGGGAGAAGACTATCTACAGACAACTATATACATACAGAGGACAATAAGAAGACACACGAAGAAGCTAATAAACTAGTACAACgcaatataactttaatagaACATTTCACTAATCGATGGAGATCCGAATATCTCACCGGACTAAGAGAGTTTCACCATGTGACAGGAAAAATTCATACACATGTGAAAATTGGTTCTGTTGTATTGATTATGGACAATTCACCAAGAACAATGTGGAAATTAGGTGTAATAGAAGATGTTATTACAGGACTGGATGGACTTGTTCGTGCTGCAAAGATTCGTACATCAAGTGGACTGATTACTACACGGCCAATAGTTAAACTAGTCCCTCTTGAAATATGA